The proteins below come from a single Torulaspora delbrueckii CBS 1146 chromosome 5, complete genome genomic window:
- the OMS1 gene encoding putative RNA methyltransferase (similar to Saccharomyces cerevisiae OMS1 (YDR316W); ancestral locus Anc_5.344) has product MLCCSLRAVAKSRCRPIHPALPLFGVRHQSHIKTYIPKPTTRVHRPKTEKEIAREKFEEQLRSPNRFVRWGAIARSEKFSKGMTKYLIAAYIVFLGYGLYFMKKLYAKDKELEKLTEREKEGKINEYETLRIKELRGKLRRRDELKLATYRNMIENGVKDLDNVTLENNDQNRTNEKILPARDTTPFYEGKAEEYDEGVNFEERAILMGRRRKWLMNHCEGDVLEVACGTGRNLKYLDPHRVNSITFLDSSEKMMEITYKKFKETFPNFSKAAFVVGKAENLVELAKGKEIDSSVAKLEGANDDIGTVTKGSTKIKYDTIVEAFGLCSHEDPVKSLKNFSSLLRPEGRIVLLEHGRGTYDFVNKILDDRAEKRLKTWGCRWNLDIGEILDDSGLEIVDESRTHFGTTWCIVAKKKGATKKKTEVGFFEKYFRSSIRNKLESLDESKEGKKN; this is encoded by the coding sequence ATGCTATGCTGTAGTCTAAGAGCTGTGGCAAAGAGCCGATGTCGTCCTATTCACCCGGCGCTACCTCTATTTGGAGTTAGGCACCAGAGTCATATCAAGACATACATCCCAAAGCCCACGACGAGGGTACATCGTCCAAAAACTGAGAAGGAGATTGCTAgagaaaagtttgaagaacaattaAGATCTCCCAACAGATTTGTAAGATGGGGTGCTATTGCAAGATCAGAGAAATTTAGTAAAGGTATGACAAAGTACTTGATTGCAGCCTACATCGTATTTCTGGGCTATGGTTTGTAtttcatgaagaaactgtATGCCAAGGATAAAGAGTTAGAGAAACTTACCGAGAGGGAGAAAGAGGGCAAGATAAATGAGTATGAGACCTTGAGGATCAAAGAATTAAGAGGGAAATTAAGAAGACGGGATGAATTGAAGCTAGCTACCTATAGAAATATGATAGAAAATGGTGTCAAGGATTTGGACAATGTTACTTTGGAGAATAATGATCAAAATAGAActaatgaaaagattttgccCGCAAGAGACACTACCCCATTTTATGAAGGAAAAGCAGAAGAGTATGATGAAGGTGTCAacttcgaagaaagagccaTTTTGATGGGTAGAAGGCGTAAATGGTTGATGAATCATTGTGAGGGAGATGTTTTGGAGGTTGCATGCGGAACGGGTAGGAATCTTAAGTACTTGGATCCTCATCGTGTCAATTCGATAACATTCCTAGATTCGTCAGAGAAAATGATGGAAATCACATACAAAAAATTTAAGGAAACCTTCCCAAACTTCTCTAAAGCAGCTTTCGTTGTGGGCAAGGCTGAGAACCTTGTAGAGCTGGCCAAGGgcaaagagattgattcaTCGGTTGCAAAACTCGAAGGAGctaatgatgatattgGGACTGTCACAAAGGGCTCGACAAAGATCAAGTATGACACAATCGTCGAGGCCTTTGGCTTATGTTCACACGAAGATCCCgtcaaatccttgaagaatttttccTCATTGCTGAGACCTGAGGGAAGAATAGTTCTCTTGGAGCATGGAAGAGGTACGTACGATTTTGTTAACAAGATACTGGACGATAGGGCTGAAAAACGTCTTAAGACCTGGGGTTGTAGATGGAACTTGGATATCGGGGAGATTCTCGATGATTCCGGATTGGAAATTGTGGATGAAAGTAGAACTCATTTTGGTACTACCTGGTGCATAgtggccaagaagaaaggtgctaccaagaagaaaactgaAGTGGGATTCTTCGAGAAATACTTCCGCTCTAGTATCAGAAATAAGCTTGAGTCTCTCGACGAATCAAAGGAAGGTaagaaaaattga
- the DYS1 gene encoding deoxyhypusine synthase (similar to Saccharomyces cerevisiae DYS1 (YHR068W); ancestral locus Anc_5.343) yields MSKANEKLPDLLADAVLKESVPVPDDFVKIHGIDYSKPESTDMKASDLIEAMKTMGFQASSLGQACEIINNMRSWRGRHIDELEDHEKKGSFDDEGYQKTTIFMGYTSNLISSGLRETLAYLVKNKMVDAVVASAGGVEEDLIKCLAPTYLGKFSLKGASLRDQGLNRIGNLLVPNDNYCKFEEWIVPILDKMLEEQDEYVAKNGADCLEANQDVNSPIWTPSKMIDRLGKEINDESSVLYWAHKNKIPVFCPSITDGSIGDMLFFHTFKASPKQLRVDIVADIRKINSISMEASRAGMIILGGGLIKHHIANACLMRNGADYAVYINTGQEFDGSDAGARPDEAVSWGKIKAEAKSVKVYADATIVFPLVVAATFASGKKLERTSD; encoded by the coding sequence ATGTCCAAGGCTAATGAAAAGTTACCAGATCTGTTGGCAGATGCtgtgttgaaagaatcgGTACCAGTTCCAGATGATTTCGTTAAAATTCACGGTATCGATTATTCAAAGCCTGAATCTACCGATATGAAGGCCAgtgatttgattgaagcCATGAAGACAATGGGATTCCAAGCCAGTTCATTGGGCCAAGCTTGTGAAATCATTAACAACATGAGATCTTGGAGAGGAAGAcatattgatgaattagaagatcatgaaaagaagggctcatttgatgatgaaggttACCAAAAGACTACAATTTTTATGGGTTACACTTCTAATTTGATCAGTTCCGGTCTACGTGAGACTTTGGCTTATTTGGTTAAGAATAAGATGGTCGATGCCGTTGTTGCCAGTGCCGGTGGTgtcgaagaagatcttATCAAATGCTTAGCACCAACTTATTTAGGTAAGTTCTCCTTGAAAGGTGCATCATTGCGTGACCAGGGTCTTAACCGTATTGGTAACCTTTTGGTGCCAAATGATAACTACTGTAAATTCGAAGAGTGGATCGTCCCTATCCTAGATAAAATGTTGGAAGAGCAGGATGAGTACGTTGCTAAGAACGGCGCGGACTGCTTAGAAGCTAACCAGGACGTCAACTCTCCAATTTGGACCCCATCCAAAATGATCGACCGTTTAGGTAAAGAGATCAACGATGAGTCTTCAGTGCTGTACTGGGCTCACAAAAACAAAATTCCAGTTTTCTGTCCATCGATAACGGACGGGTCTATTGGAGATATGCTTTTCTTCCACACGTTTAAAGCTTCTCCAAAGCAATTGAGGGTTGATATCGTAGCTGACATCCGTAAGATCAACTCGATCTCCATGGAGGCATCCAGGGCCGGTATGATTATTCTTGGAGGTGGGTTGATTAAGCATCACATCGCAAACGCCTGTCTGATGAGAAACGGTGCCGACTATGCCGTTTACATCAACACCGGCCAAGAGTTCGATGGGTCCGATGCAGGTGCAAGACCTGACGAAGCTGTTTCTTGGGGTAAAATCAAGGCTGAAGCCAAATCTGTCAAAGTTTACGCCGACGCTACTATCGTCTTCCCTCTCGTCGTAGCAGCCACTTTTGCTAGCGGTAAGAAGCTCGAAAGAACTAGTGATTAA
- the IPK1 gene encoding inositol pentakisphosphate 2-kinase (similar to Saccharomyces cerevisiae IPK1 (YDR315C); ancestral locus Anc_5.342) → MWKFFPNSVYRIKSSLTAINNSQLLSPHCFMKVVAKGNANIVIDYGNPNWLYRCCVRYENSLKCNNDYSLENYQYIKSTVEPLLKGTLCDMELKTISLELLKPVISEYIAQMDDTKVLVIKMPNLKSKDLDKQIYADHYTKIYASNDSRCVLWEFKPKWLHSVTDYCRNCTHSTMKGREMRYCYALLHRDHQHLDKVLAAVTSIPLQCGKELFRYFRDDKNVLATLYEAQMNLSHRKLEEIESVTDVDEELLLAMTLKDVTCFIEWRSDTDRLRVNVVDADLKPKEKFQHWLKTHHQLEAQEIKHYH, encoded by the coding sequence ATGTGGAAATTTTTTCCAAATAGTGTGTATAGAATAAAAAGCAGCCTAACTGCGATAAATAACAGCCAACTACTCAGTCCACACTGCTTCATGAAAGTAGTTGCCAAGGGAAATGCTAATATTGTTATAGATTATGGCAATCCCAATTGGTTGTACCGGTGCTGTGTGCGTTACGAGAATTCGCTGAAGTGCAATAATGATTATAGCTTGGAAAATTATCAGTACATCAAGAGCACGGTGGAGCCTTTACTCAAGGGGACGTTGTGTGATATGGAGTTGAAAACCATAAGCCTAGAACTCTTGAAGCCTGTTATCAGCGAATATATTGCCCAGATGGACGATACAAAAGTTCTGGTCATCAAAATGCCCAATCTTAAATCTAAAGATCTTGATAAGCAGATCTATGCCGATCATTATACAAAAATCTACGCTTCAAATGACTCAAGATGTGTTTTATGGGAATTCAAACCCAAATGGCTTCATAGTGTCACAGATTATTGTCGAAATTGTACTCATAGTACCATGAAGGGACGTGAAATGCGCTATTGCTATGCTTTGCTCCATCGGGATCACCAACATCTTGACAAAGTACTGGCAGCTGTAACTTCAATCCCATTACAGTGTGGAAAGGAACTGTTTCGTTACTTTCGTGATGATAAAAACGTTCTGGCAACCCTCTATGAAGCTCAGATGAATCTCAGCCATCGAAAActggaagagattgaatcTGTTACCGATGTGGATGAGGAATTACTGCTAGCGATGACATTGAAAGACGTAACATGCTTCATAGAGTGGCGGTCTGACACAGATCGTTTGCGTGTAAATGTGGTGGACGCTGACTTGAAGCCAAAAGAGAAATTCCAGCACTGGTTGAAGACGCACCATCAACTAGAGGCACAAGAAATTAAGCACTATCATTAG
- the HTD2 gene encoding hydroxyacyl-thioester dehydratase HTD2 (similar to Saccharomyces cerevisiae HTD2 (YHR067W); ancestral locus Anc_5.341) translates to MQRIIKDLLNPYHLERYGNLIGGRIPHISTPKSLSIGEHLLYFNPVSKQLGTDGYYDDQSPGMILKDANLKYSRRVWAQGTIDVAGPLEFNREYKCQEKLQFIKKVRGDHYVCIERLISGDDKQMLLRETRTLAYTNSLARESTSISIDSSESISIGSFTFQKMDIVIYGQLSLNPHRIHWDRTYSCEKEGYKNIIVQGPFALQVLLRYAQNYIQSPVSQVRYRNYNYIYPNTRVEILVRSSSKNYQVWMRDSENRDIVFLKADMIC, encoded by the coding sequence ATGCAACGGATTATCAaggatcttttgaatcCTTACCATTTGGAACGATACGGCAATTTGATAGGAGGAAGAATTCCTCATATAAGTACACCAAAGTCTCTAAGTATTGGTGAACATTTACTCTATTTTAATCCTGTGTCCAAGCAATTGGGCACCGATGGGTATTATGATGACCAGTCACCTGGTATGATTTTAAAGGATGCAAACCTGAAATATTCAAGACGAGTTTGGGCTCAAGGCACAATTGATGTTGCTGGACCATTAGAGTTCAATCGAGAATATAAATGCCAAGAGAAATTacagttcatcaaaaaagTTAGAGGAGACCATTATGTGTGCATCGAACGTCTGATTTCTGGAGATGACAAGCAAATGTTACTGCGAGAGACAAGAACGTTAGCCTATACAAATTCTTTAGCGAGAGAAAGTACTTCAATATCGATAGATTCCAGTGAAAGTATATCTATTGGATCGTTTACCTTCCAAAAAATGGATATTGTCATCTATGGACAGTTGTCTCTAAATCCACATAGAATTCATTGGGATCGCACCTATTCCTGTGAGAAGGAGGGCTATAAGAACATCATCGTTCAAGGTCCATTTGCTCTGCAAGTGTTGCTAAGATATGCCCAGAACTACATTCAATCTCCCGTTTCGCAGGTCAGATACAGAAATTACAACTATATTTACCCAAATACCAGGGTCGAGATTCTCGTGCGTAGTTCGAGTAAGAACTACCAGGTGTGGATGAGAGATTCCGAGAACCGCGATAttgtttttttgaaagcagATATGATATGCTAA
- the PIB1 gene encoding phosphatidylinositol-3-phosphate-binding ubiquitin-protein ligase (similar to Saccharomyces cerevisiae PIB1 (YDR313C); ancestral locus Anc_5.339) gives MVGDTSFVNSFAVWQPDEDMQNCLNCHTQFSFLVRKHHCRCCGGIFCGTCSEKLARYDGKRVRVVKRSENDEEYPPYRTCDSCYDNLLHLKLLLSPWGKRLELRDGSAMFGQRGASNAQDESSPATSVEPNDVIKQANETERTQEVPQSRSSSVRRTKVDDDPGCPICNFDLTKLSTDKQAQDHVEECLRKASEIQQHHSSANDTLSPTSHNRMLVYKVAPRDDGQYTECPICFEDMMPSEKVGRLECLCIFHYKCIKSWFNKKAQKMKSKDAQYIGKNFCPLHDAVF, from the coding sequence ATGGTGGGAGATACCAGTTTTGTCAACAGTTTCGCTGTGTGGCAGCCTGATGAAGATATGCAAAACTGCTTAAACTGTCACACTCAGTTCTCCTTTTTGGTCAGAAAACATCATTGTAGGTGCTGTGGAGGTATATTCTGTGGAACCTGTTCTGAAAAGTTGGCTAGATATGATGGGAAGCGAGTGAGAGTAGTTAAGAGGTctgaaaatgatgaagaatatccACCTTACAGAACTTGTGATTCATGTTACGATAATTTACTGCATTTAAAGCTACTTCTCTCACCATGGGGGAAACGCTTGGAATTGAGAGACGGATCGGCCATGTTTGGGCAGCGTGGGGCTTCAAATGCTCAGGATGAAAGTTCACCCGCTACTTCAGTTGAACCTAACGATGTGATTAAACAAGCTAATGAGACTGAGAGAACACAGGAGGTTCCTCAAAGTCGTAGCAGCAGCGTACGACGTACCAAagttgatgatgatccTGGTTGTCCAATCTGTAACTTCGATCTCACTAAACTAAGCACCGATAAACAGGCTCAGGATCATGTAGAGGAATGCCTTCGAAAAGCATCTGAAATACAGCAACACCATAGTTCGGCGAACGATACTTTGAGTCCCACTTCCCACAATCGAATGTTGGTTTACAAAGTGGCCCCCAGAGACGACGGACAGTACACTGAATGCCCTATTTGCTTCGAAGATATGATGCCCAGCGAGAAAGTGGGTAGATTGGAATGCTTATGTATTTTCCATTACAAATGCATTAAGAGTTGGTTCAATAAGAAAGctcagaagatgaagtcCAAGGATGCTCAATACATTGGTAAGAATTTCTGTCCACTACATGATGCTGTATTTTAA
- the SSF1 gene encoding rRNA-binding ribosome biosynthesis protein (similar to Saccharomyces cerevisiae SSF2 (YDR312W) and SSF1 (YHR066W); ancestral locus Anc_5.338): MARRRTKKRTHVQQTSEDLKQIPKSMVIRVGQTSLSNHSLNQLVKDFRQIMQPHTALKLKERKSNKLKDFVVMCGPLGVSHLFIFTQSEKTGNVSLKIARTPQGPTITFQVENYSLDKDIKNYLKRPKSLNKEDLLSPPLLVLNGFNAMKNKKKDTDESNDEANVEKVVISMFQNIFPPLNPARTQLNTIKRVFMINKDQETGEISMRHYFIDIREVEISKNLKRLYKAKQNLNKAVPNLHRKEDISSLILDHDVGAYTSESEIEDESIVKVVDTKDIKTSKPPTVKKEQDEGSALPTQPNEPITAPRKKAVKLTELGPRLELKLVKIEEGICSGRVLHHEFVQKTSAEIKALEKRHMEKMRIKEQRKKEQEANIAQKKAVKEAKKQRKLERRKAREQLVANGEEGENADVSMSEGEESGSGSDNEHYNDVPEDLDSDLFSEVEE, from the coding sequence ATGGCTAggagaagaacaaagaagaggacGCATGTGCAGCAGACTTCAgaggatttgaagcagattCCAAAATCCATGGTGATACGGGTGGGGCAGACTTCGTTGTCAAACCACTCGTTGAACCAATTGGTTAAGGACTTTCGTCAGATCATGCAGCCTCATACGGCATTGAAATTAAAGGAGAGGAAGtcaaacaaattgaaggactTTGTGGTTATGTGTGGTCCGTTGGGTGTTTcccatcttttcatctttacACAGTCGGAAAAGACCGGTAAtgtctctttgaaaattgcTAGAACACCTCAGGGCCCTACTATTACATTTCAAGTGGAGAATTACTCGTTGGataaagatatcaagaattatttgaaaagaccTAAGTCTCTCAATAAAGAAGATTTGCTAAGTCCACCTTTATTGGTACTTAATGGGTTCAACGCGATGAaaaataagaagaaggacaCTGATGAAAGTAATGACGAAGCCAATGTGGAGAAAGTTGTGATCTCAATGTTTCAAAACATTTTCCCACCATTGAACCCAGCAAGAACTCAACTTAACACTATCAAGCGTGTCTTTATGATCAACAAGGACCAAGAGACTGGTGAGATTTCGATGCGTCATtatttcatcgatattAGAGAAGTggagatttcaaagaacttgaagcGTCTCTATAAGGCAAAGCAAAACTTGAATAAAGCAGTGCCGAATTTGCATAGAAAAGAGGACATCTCTTCCCTGATTTTGGATCATGATGTTGGAGCATATACTTCTGAATCTGAGATAGAAGATGAATCGATAGTGAAAGTGGTAGACACAAAGGATATCAAGACAAGTAAACCACCTACagtcaagaaagagcaagatGAAGGATCCGCGTTACCAACTCAACCAAATGAACCTATAACGGCACCTCGTAAGAAGGCCGTCAAGCTAACGGAGCTAGGTCCAAGACTCGAGTTGAAGCTAGTCAAGATAGAGGAAGGTATCTGCTCTGGAAGAGTCCTACATCATGAGTTTGTTCAAAAGACCAGTGCTGAGATTAAAGCACTTGAGAAGAGACACATGGAGAAGATGAGAATCAaggaacaaagaaagaaggaaCAGGAGGCAAATATAGCTCAAAAGAAAGCCGTTAAGGAAGCAAAGAAGCAAAGGAAGCTGGAAAGGAGAAAGGCCAGAGAACAACTGGTGGCGAACGGTGAGGAAGGTGAGAATGCAGATGTCTCCATGAGcgaaggtgaagaaagtgGAAGCGGAAGCGATAATGAGCATTACAATGACGTTCCTGAGGATTTAGATAGTGACTTGTTCAGTGAAGTAGAAGAATAG
- the RRP3 gene encoding RNA-dependent ATPase RRP3 (similar to Saccharomyces cerevisiae RRP3 (YHR065C); ancestral locus Anc_5.337): MSEKSRTKNGAVVKKNKPANSKEVSSLAAKIRAKALENQKKLQAQDEISSSDSEEEEVEPKKETPRTEEVEQDDSTEKTLESFSGLNIVPELLQACKNLNFTKPTPIQAKAIPPALEGKDIIGLAQTGSGKTAAFALPILNRLWHDQSPYYACILSPTRELAQQIKETFDSLGTIMGARTTCIVGGMNMMDQARDLMRKPHIIIATPGRLMDHLENTKGFSLRKLKFLVMDEADRLLDMEFGPVLDRILKIIPTQGRTTYLFSATMTSKIDKLQRASLTDPVKCAVSNKYQTVDTLVQTLMVVPGGLKNTFLIYLLNEFIGKTTIIFTRTKANAERISGLCNLLEFNATALHGDLNQNQRTGALDLFKAGRRSILVATDVAARGLDIPSVDIVINYDIPVDSKSYIHRVGRTARAGRSGKSISLVSQYDLELILRIEEVLGKKLPKENVDRDLVMSLRNSVDKANGEVIMELNRRNKEKIARSGGRRSRMAARMDMDREER, from the coding sequence ATGTCAGAAAAAAGCAGGACAAAAAATGGTGCAGTAGTGAAAAAGAACAAGCCCGCTAACAGTAAGGAAGTGTCATCACTGGCAGCTAAGATTAGAGCTAAGGCCCTCGAGAATCAGAAAAAACTGCAAGCTCAGGATGAGATATCTAGTTCTGACagtgaagaggaagaagttgaaccTAAGAAGGAAACTCCTAGGACTGAGGAAGTAGAACAGGATGATTCAACTgaaaagactttggaaTCCTTCTCAGGCCTGAACATTGTTCCAGAACTACTCCAAGCATGTaaaaatttgaattttACCAAACCTACACCAATCCAGGCCAAAGCGATACCTCCGGCTTTGGAAGGTAAGGATATTATAGGTCTTGCGCAGACTGGTTCAGGAAAGACCGCAGCATTTGCTCTACCGATTTTGAACAGATTGTGGCACGACCAGTCGCCTTACTATGCATGTATTTTGTCACCAACGAGAGAATTGGCTCAGCAGATTAAGGAGACTTTTGACTCTTTGGGAACGATTATGGGAGCACGTACAACTTGTATCGTCGGTGGTATGAATATGATGGATCAGGCAAGAGACCTGATGCGTAAACCGCACATTATTATTGCCACTCCAGGTAGACTTATGGATCATTTAGAGAACACTAAGGGATTTTCACTGCGTAAACTGAAGTTTCTGGTGATGGATGAAGCCGACAGGTTGCTAGATATGGAGTTTGGGCCTGTTTTAGACAGaatattgaagattatTCCTACACAGGGCAGAACCACATATTTATTTTCTGCCACTATGACGTCCAAGATTGATAAGCTTCAAAGGGCTAGTTTGACTGATCCGGTGAAATGTGCTGTCTCCAACAAGTACCAAACTGTAGACACTTTAGTCCAAACCTTAATGGTGGTTCCTGGTGGGTTAAAGAAcacatttttgatttaTCTACTGAATGAGTTCATTGGTAAGACGACTATTATCTTCACAAGAACAAAGGCTAACGCCGAAAGAATATCGGGACTGTGTAATCTTTTAGAGTTCAATGCCACAGCTCTGCACGGTGACCTGAatcaaaaccaaagaactGGTGCCTTGGATTTGTTTAAGGCTGGTAGAAGATCTATCCTTGTGGCCACTGATGTTGCTGCCAGAGGTCTGGATATCCCATCCGTGGATATAGTTATCAATTATGATATTCCGGTGGACTCGAAGTCTTACATTCATCGTGTCGGTAGAACAGCTAGAGCGGGAAGATCTGGTAAGTCCATTTCATTGGTTTCACAGTACGATTTGGAATTAATATTGcgtattgaagaagttttggGTAAGAAACTGCCAAAGGAAAATGTGGACAGAGATCTCGTCATGTCATTGAGGAACTCTGTCGATAAGGCCAACGGTGAAGTCATTATGGAGTTAAACAGGAGAAACAAGGAGAAGATTGCAAGGAGTGGTGGAAGACGTTCTCGAATGGCCGCTAGAATGGACATGGATAGAGAGGAACGTTAA